In Coregonus clupeaformis isolate EN_2021a unplaced genomic scaffold, ASM2061545v1 scaf0282, whole genome shotgun sequence, a single window of DNA contains:
- the LOC123484359 gene encoding kelch-like protein 11, translating into MSLLECLFTCVVCVCDCFPRLLHNIVLRFKPNSADMAATAPNPEDSNRSSPPTALAGDGDSEEAEEFTASTHCSELSRRQNEQRKTGLFCDVTLAFSSGAASERVQSCEFTAHRSVLAASTDYFTPLLGGQFSESLSGRVDMKEWSSETGPDPETVESVIQFMYTGEIRVSTANVHEVLELADRFLLVQLKDFCGEFLKKKLSLANCVAVHSLAHMYTLDQLALRAADMIRRNFHKVIQDEEFYTLPFHLVRDWLSDAEITVDSEEVLFDAIVKWVQRNAEEREKYFEELFRLLRLPQIMPTYLTQVVKKEPLVANNATCLQLVSEAVEGHAIRFENLKSVDLEFWASYMVAFQPRFGQNMDVIMVVGGVSEGGDYLSECVGYFVYEDRWVNLPHIHNHLDGHAIATTDSHVYVAGSMEPGFAKTVERYNPNRNTWEQVSNLTTRKHSFGLTCIKNILYSIGGHGNFSPGFKDVSVYEPEQDKWHNLESAPKILRDVKAVSVEDRYVYVTARTPVDTDNEDGLKTVTTRYDTESHQWQEVDSLPLIDNYCAFQMAVAPTNFYHTASCCPKSYAVQDETAKQKISARISDDILESLPPEVTSIEGTAICYLGEDVFVIGGWKNSDDVDKQYRKEAYRYCAERKRWMLLPPMPQPRCRATACHVRIPYRFLYGCQRYPMPQNLARQRDRMQQMQQLHRRTLTLRRQLQSQIEC; encoded by the exons ATGTCCTTATTGGAGTGTTTGTTTActtgtgttgtatgtgtgtgcgaCTGCTTTCCCAGGCTTTTGCATAACATTGTTTTACGGTTTAAACCTAATTCTGCCGATATGGCAGCCACAGCCCCGAACCCGGAGGATTCGAACAGAAGTAGCCCACCCACTGCACTCGCTGGGGATGGGGATTCAGAGGAGGCCGAAGAGTTTACAGCTTCAACCCACTGCTCAGAGCTGTCTCGTCGGCAGAATGAGCAGAGGAAGACCGGGTTGTTCTGCGATGTGACGTTGGCCTTCAGTAGCGGGGCAGCCAGCGAAAGGGTACAAAGTTGCGAATTCACGGCCCACCGTTCGGTTCTGGCTGCTTCTACGGACTATTTCACCCCGCTACTGGGGGGGCAATTTTCTGAGTCGCTGTCCGGGCGGGTGGATATGAAAGAATGGAGCTCCGAAACGGGGCCCGACCCAGAGACAGTGGAAAGCGTCATACAGTTCATGTACACTGGTGAAATACGAGTGAGCACCGCCAACGTTCACGAAGTATTGGAACTAGCTGACAG GTTCCTGCTGGTGCAGCTGAAGGACTTTTGTGGTGAGTTCCTGAAGAAGAAGCTGAGCCTGGCTAACTGCGTAGCGGTGCACAGCCTGGCTCACATGTACACCCTGGACCAGCTGGCCCTGCGTGCTGCTGACATGATCAGACGCAACTTCCACAAGGTCATCCAGGATGAAGAATTCTACACGCTCCCCTTCCACCTGGTGCGAGACTGGCTGTCCGACGCCGAGATCACCGTGGACTCGGAGGAGGTGCTCTTCGACGCTATCGTCAAATGGGTACAGCGCAACGCAGAGGAGCGAGAGAAGTACTTtgaggagctgttccgtctcctACGGCTTCCCCAGATCATGCCCACCTACTTGACCCAGGTGGTCAAGAAGGAGCCCCTGGTGGCCAACAACGCCACCTGCCTGCAGCTGGTGTCCGAGGCCGTGGAGGGCCACGCCATTCGCTTTGAGAACCTCAAGTCAGTCGACCTAGAGTTCTGGGCGTCGTACATGGTGGCCTTCCAGCCGCGCTTCGGACAGAACATGGACGTGATCATGGTGGTGGGCGGGGTGTCTGAGGGCGGCGACTACCTGAGCGAGTGCGTGGGCTACTTTGTGTACGAGGACCGCTGGGTCAACTTGCCCCACATCCACAACCACCTGGACGGCCACGCCATCGCCACCACGGACTCCCACGTCTACGTAGCGGGCTCCATGGAACCGGGCTTCGCCAAGACCGTGGAGCGTTACAACCCCAATCGCAACACCTGGGAACAGGTGAGTAACCTGACCACACGTAAGCACTCCTTCGGCCTCACCTGCATCAAGAACATCCTGTATAGCATCGGCGGCCACGGCAACTTCAGCCCGGGCTTCAAGGACGTGAGTGTGTACGAGCCCGAGCAGGACAAGTGGCACAACCTGGAGTCAGCGCCCAAGATCCTGCGCGACGTGAAGGCGGTGAGCGTGGAGGACCGCTACGTGTACGTGACGGCGCGCACGCCCGTGGACACGGACAACGAGGACGGGCTGAAGACTGTGACCACGCGCTACGACACAGAGAGCCACCAGTGGCAGGAGGTGGATTCCCTGCCGCTCATTGACAACTACTGTGCGTTCCAGATGGCGGTGGCGCCCACCAACTTCTACCacacagcctcctgctgccccaaGAGCTATGCCGTGCAGGACGAGACCGCAAAGCAGAAGATCAGTGCTCGCATCTCAGACGACATCCTGGAGAGCCTGCCGCCTGAGGTCACCAGCATCGAGGGCACCGCCATCTGCTACCTGGGCGAGGACGTGTTCGTGATCGGCGGCTGGAAGAACAGCGACGACGTGGACAAGCAGTACCGCAAGGAGGCCTACCGCTACTGCGCTGAGCGGAAACGCTGGATGCTGCTGCCGCCCATGCCCCAGCCGCGCTGCCGCGCCACCGCTTGCCACGTACGCATCCCCTACCGCTTCCTGTACGGCTGCCAGCGCTACCCTATGCCCCAGAACCTGGCGCGGCAGCGGGACCGCATGCAGCAGATGCAGCAGCTCCACCGCCGCACGCTCACCCTGCGCAGGCAGCTGCAGTCGCAGATCGAGTGCTGA
- the LOC123484360 gene encoding kelch-like protein 10 — protein MYQCMDVLEVNKNEKQSSLSITSNISQTKKSAKDMEESRTLTKFQTEKTTGAMACNIFNELRLEGKLCDVVIKVKGVEFSAHKTILCGCSSYFRALFTSGWNPCEKRVYTIPGVSPEMMRMLIEYAYTRTVPVTADNVELLLEAADQFSILGIVQACCHFLETQLCLENCIGICKFADFYSCPELQRRAFVFILHHFEEIVCYSQEFLELSLAQLCDLIEKDDLNVRQENAVFEAILRWIAHAPASRRHWISVLLPKVRMALMNADYFINHVRNNSLVKDSDECKPIILNALKALYELNMHGPSISSNPLRRPRLPYAILLAIGGWSGGNPTNLIEAYDTRADCWVTVAQEESPRAYHGAVYLNGFVYCLGGFDSVDYFNSVRKFNPVTRIWHQVAPMHSRRCYVSVTVLDGCIYAIGGFDGYGRLTSVERYEPETNQWTLVAPMHEKRSDASATTLHGKVYVCGGFNGTECLFNAESYCPKTNQWTLIAPMRSRRSGVGVIAYKEQLYAVGGFDGANRLKTAAVYNPLDNTWRALPTMFNPRSNFGIAVVDDLLFVVGGFNGFNTTYNVECYDEKTDEWYEAHDMPTFRSALGCCVVPGLPNVAQYAAPRDSPMLLAEEWNTPSSKTRLASNL, from the exons ATGTATCAATGTATGGATGTTCTAGAAGTCAACAAGAATGAAAAGCAAAGTTCTCTCTCGATCACATCAAACATTTCACAAACAAAAAAGTCTGCTAAAGACATGGAAGAGTCTAGAACCTTAACCAAATTTCAAACGGAGAAGACTACTGGTGCCATGGCCTGCAACATTTTCAATGAGCTACGCCTGGAAGGGAAACTCTGCGATGTGGTCATCAAAGTCAAGGGAGTTGAGTTCAGTGCCCACAAGACTATCCTGTGTGGATGCAGCTCGTATTTCCG GGCTCTGTTCACCAGTGGCTGGAACCCCTGCGAGAAACGTGTGTACACCATCCCAGGTGTATCTCCTGAGATGATGAGGATGCTCATCGAGTACGCCTACACCCGGACCGTCCCAGTCACGGCGGACAACGTGGAGCTGCTCCTAGAGGCGGCCGACCAGTTCTCCATCCTGGGCATCGTGCAGGCCTGCTGCCACTTCCTGGAGACCCAGCTGTGTCTGGAAAATTGCATCGGCATCTGCAAGTTCGCCGACTTCTACTCCTGCCCGGAGCTGCAGCGCCGAGCCTTCGTCTTCATCCTGCACCACTTTGAGGAAATCGTCTGCTACTCCCAGGAGTTCCTGGAGCTGTCTCTGGCCCAGCTCTGCGACCTCATTGAGAAGGACGACCTGAACGTTAGGCAGGAGAACGCTGTGTTTGAGGCCATCCTGCGCTGGATCGCCCACGCTCCTGCCAGCCGAAGGCACTGGATCTCTGTGCTACTACCAAAG GTGCGAATGGCTTTGATGAATGCTGACTACTTCATAAACCATGTGAGGAACAACTCCCTGGTGAAAGACAGCGATGAATGCAAACCCATCATCCTCAACGCCTTGAAGGCCTTGTACGAACTCAACATGCACGGCCCCTCCATTTCCAGCAACCCGCTGAGGCGACCTCGTCTGCCCTACGCCATCCTACTGGCTATCGGCGGCTGGAGTGGAGGCAACCCAACCAATTTAATCGAAGCATATGACACGAGGGCCGACTGTTGGGTGACCGTAGCGCAGGAAGAGAGCCCACGGGCATACCACGGTGCTGTGTACCTCAACGGCTTCGTCTACTGCTTAGGCGGCTTTGACAGCGTGGACTACTTCAACAGTGTCCGCAAGTTCAACCCCGTCACGCGCATCTGGCACCAGGTGGCACCCATGCACTCGCGGCGCTGCTACGTCAGTGTGACAGTACTGGACGGCTGCATTTACGCCATAGGCGGCTTCGATGGCTACGGGCGTCTTACAAGTGTGGAGCGCTACGAGCCTGAGACAAACCAGTGGACCCTGGTAGCGCCGATGCATGAGAAAAGGAGCGATGCCAGTGCCACCACACTGCATGGCAAG GTGTACGTCTGTGGAGGCTTCAATGGGACTGAGTGCTTGTTCAATGCAGAGAGTTACTGTCCCAAGACCAACCAATGGACCCTGATTGCCCCTATGAGGAGTCGCCGCAGTGGGGTCGGCGTCATTGCATACAAGGAGCAGCTCTATGCA GTTGGAGGCTTTGACGGTGCCAACCGTCTGAAGACCGCAGCGGTCTACAACCCACTGGACAACACCTGGCGCGCCTTGCCCACCATGTTCAACCCGCGCAGCAACTTTGGCATCGCGGTGGTGGATGACCTGCTCTTCGTGGTGGGCGGCTTCAATGGTTTCAACACCACCTACAACGTGGAGTGCTACGACGAAAAGACGGACGAGTGGTATGAGGCCCACGACATGCCCACTTTCCGCAGTGCCCTCGGTTGCTGCGTCGTGCCCGGCCTGCCCAACGTGGCACAGTATGCTGCCCCCCGCGACTCCCCAATGTTGCTCgctgaggaatggaacacaccTTCCTCCAAGACCAGGCTGGCCTCAAACCTATAG